The Bacillus sp. 2205SS5-2 genome contains a region encoding:
- a CDS encoding aldo/keto reductase, producing the protein MNNRALGNTGIRVSEIGFGAWQLGNQKDWGQMSDQEAVALVHEALFFGCGFFDTAPNYGLGKSEEFLGKALVGKREQVVISTKFGHHVNNLQNFDEKLIRSSLEGSLHRLQMEYVDVLLLHNPPFECINENSPQFEELERLKDEGKIRAYGASVDSSRDLIQLVNTTKSQVIEVMYNIFHQEPARAFALAKEKEVGLIAKVPLDSGWLSGKYDENSHFEGIRSRWSKEQIERRASLLPKIAHLAGEHTSLVQVALGFILSNPAISTVIPGARNVKQLKENISASNVSMSSKDIKLLEQVWEQELARDPLAW; encoded by the coding sequence ATGAACAATAGAGCGTTAGGGAATACAGGTATTCGTGTTTCGGAAATTGGATTTGGTGCATGGCAACTCGGAAATCAAAAGGACTGGGGGCAAATGTCGGATCAAGAGGCGGTCGCGTTAGTCCATGAAGCCTTGTTCTTTGGGTGTGGTTTCTTTGACACTGCCCCAAATTATGGATTGGGTAAAAGTGAAGAATTTTTAGGGAAAGCTTTAGTTGGGAAAAGAGAGCAAGTTGTGATTAGTACAAAATTTGGTCATCACGTCAATAATCTTCAAAATTTTGATGAAAAACTAATTCGCTCGTCACTTGAAGGGAGTCTGCATCGTCTTCAGATGGAATATGTTGACGTGCTACTTTTACATAATCCGCCTTTTGAGTGTATCAATGAGAACAGCCCTCAATTCGAGGAGTTAGAAAGATTAAAAGATGAAGGGAAAATCCGTGCCTACGGAGCTTCAGTGGATTCAAGCCGTGACCTCATTCAGCTAGTGAATACGACAAAAAGTCAAGTTATTGAAGTTATGTATAATATCTTTCATCAGGAACCTGCTCGAGCTTTTGCACTCGCAAAAGAGAAAGAGGTTGGTCTTATCGCCAAAGTACCTTTAGATTCCGGGTGGCTGTCAGGCAAATATGATGAAAACAGCCACTTTGAAGGCATCCGAAGTCGCTGGTCAAAAGAACAAATTGAGAGACGGGCATCCTTGCTACCGAAAATAGCCCATTTAGCAGGCGAACATACCTCTCTTGTACAGGTAGCATTAGGATTTATACTTTCAAATCCAGCTATCTCAACTGTCATTCCAGGAGCAAGAAATGTGAAACAATTAAAGGAGAATATATCAGCAAGTAATGTTTCTATGTCTTCGAAAGATATTAAGCTGCTTGAGCAAGTCTGGGAGCAAGAATTGGCAAGAGATCCGTTAGCTTGGTGA
- the mgrA gene encoding L-glyceraldehyde 3-phosphate reductase, protein MSYVPDEQRYESMIYNRCGKSGLKLPAISLGLWHNFGGEDAFENGRSLVRKAFDLGITHFDLANNYGPPPGSAEENFGKILQKDFAGYRDELIISTKAGYGMWSGPYGDGGSRKYLISSLDQSLSRMGLDYVDIFYHHRPDPDTPMEETMMALDHLVKQGKALYVGISNYGVEETKEAIQILRELGTPVLIHQPAYSMLNRWVEDGLTTLLQEEGAGSIAFVPLAQGVLTNRYLHGVPTDSRASKANSFLNRGDITAEVIEKAQKLNEVAKERNQSLAQMAIAWVLRGKRVTSCLIGASKVSQLEENVATLKNLEFTPQELHLIDEILNR, encoded by the coding sequence ATGAGTTATGTACCAGATGAACAAAGGTATGAATCGATGATCTACAATCGTTGTGGGAAATCCGGTCTTAAATTGCCGGCAATTTCGCTTGGATTGTGGCATAATTTTGGTGGAGAAGATGCATTTGAAAATGGACGTTCACTAGTTCGAAAAGCATTCGACTTAGGAATTACTCATTTCGATCTTGCCAATAATTATGGACCACCACCTGGTTCGGCAGAAGAAAACTTCGGAAAAATCCTTCAAAAAGATTTTGCGGGCTATCGTGATGAACTGATTATTTCAACGAAGGCTGGTTATGGAATGTGGTCAGGACCCTATGGTGATGGGGGGTCAAGGAAATATTTAATCTCTAGCCTTGATCAAAGCTTATCGAGAATGGGATTAGATTATGTTGATATTTTTTATCATCATAGACCAGATCCAGACACGCCGATGGAAGAAACGATGATGGCCCTTGATCATCTTGTGAAACAAGGAAAAGCGTTGTACGTAGGAATTTCCAATTATGGAGTGGAAGAAACCAAAGAAGCCATTCAAATTCTAAGAGAATTAGGCACGCCAGTTCTGATTCATCAGCCTGCCTATTCTATGTTGAATCGCTGGGTAGAGGATGGATTAACCACCTTACTACAGGAAGAAGGAGCCGGAAGTATTGCGTTTGTACCACTTGCCCAAGGCGTACTAACTAATCGGTATTTACATGGAGTTCCTACAGATTCACGTGCTTCTAAGGCGAATAGCTTTTTAAATCGTGGCGATATCACGGCGGAAGTGATCGAAAAAGCTCAGAAACTAAACGAAGTAGCCAAAGAACGAAATCAATCTCTTGCACAAATGGCAATAGCGTGGGTTCTACGTGGGAAAAGGGTCACCTCTTGTTTAATCGGCGCAAGCAAGGTGAGTCAATTGGAAGAGAATGTAGCAACATTAAAGAACCTAGAGTTTACTCCACAGGAATTGCATTTGATAGATGAGATTTTAAATAGGTAG